In Reichenbachiella agarivorans, one genomic interval encodes:
- a CDS encoding Ig-like domain-containing protein yields the protein MKKFALNLLFIIPLTILTSCWDEDKVGSESNCSNLNDEVTIGDNSTSYILYVYAGGAVYDNYSYYGDSYYAAKSTFDRDVLVTATYSFEELIANEEGNYEPTEKKTDRVEFEIKKGDHGTQSKILFQATQDGDVIKDLVKSFAIESVVLTYSSCADATQEIKGEDVKKGISEEEEEGLKTVAVNIGTEITEQTATSFTVVGNSALGGDPEATEYGVAYIKKGSADRVHIASDDDADNFDVTITDLTTNSTYYVFAYAIQDGEYVYSTPREVTLVSNLVTDITLTGTETVEVGSTTQLSATVLPADATDMTVTWTAENDNATVTTDGLITGVSAGTCKITATANDGSGIIGELIVTVTEPVPTVTFNSAEYEISGASSMSYDFEGISYLIISLHRHNGDVQDFNINIELLSTEEIISGTYAFNGETLSFNNETTEVATCNGQHRYYATGGSIELSIENGDYTVTFNITTEGGALIGSYTTLAADHSEL from the coding sequence ATGAAAAAATTTGCATTAAATCTTCTATTTATAATTCCCTTAACAATACTGACGAGCTGTTGGGATGAAGATAAAGTGGGTTCAGAATCAAATTGCAGCAATCTTAATGATGAGGTTACAATAGGAGATAATTCAACAAGCTACATTTTATATGTATATGCCGGAGGAGCAGTATATGATAACTATTCTTATTATGGTGATTCCTATTATGCGGCAAAGTCAACTTTTGATCGTGATGTGCTAGTTACTGCAACCTATTCATTTGAGGAACTAATTGCTAATGAAGAAGGTAACTATGAGCCTACGGAAAAAAAGACGGATAGAGTCGAATTCGAAATCAAAAAAGGTGATCATGGCACTCAATCTAAAATTCTTTTTCAAGCAACTCAAGATGGAGATGTAATAAAAGACTTGGTTAAATCATTTGCAATTGAAAGTGTTGTTTTGACCTATTCCTCCTGTGCAGATGCTACTCAAGAAATAAAAGGAGAAGATGTTAAGAAAGGGATATCCGAAGAGGAAGAAGAAGGGTTAAAGACAGTAGCCGTCAATATCGGTACGGAAATAACAGAGCAGACTGCTACTTCCTTTACCGTGGTAGGAAACTCTGCTCTGGGAGGTGATCCTGAAGCTACTGAATATGGAGTGGCCTATATCAAGAAAGGCTCTGCAGACAGAGTTCATATTGCATCTGACGATGATGCTGATAATTTTGACGTGACAATTACAGACTTAACTACCAATTCGACTTACTATGTCTTCGCCTATGCCATACAAGATGGTGAATATGTTTATAGTACTCCTAGAGAAGTGACACTGGTTTCAAACCTGGTAACAGACATCACTCTCACAGGCACAGAAACGGTAGAAGTAGGTAGTACTACACAGCTATCAGCTACAGTACTGCCAGCAGATGCGACTGACATGACAGTAACCTGGACTGCTGAAAACGACAATGCTACCGTAACAACCGACGGTCTCATAACAGGTGTATCAGCAGGAACCTGCAAGATCACGGCTACTGCCAATGACGGATCAGGCATCATAGGTGAGCTCATAGTAACAGTCACTGAACCTGTCCCAACGGTGACTTTCAATAGTGCCGAGTACGAAATCAGTGGAGCTAGTTCTATGTCTTATGATTTTGAAGGAATCAGCTATCTTATTATTTCCTTACATAGACACAATGGTGATGTACAGGATTTTAACATCAATATTGAACTATTATCTACAGAAGAAATTATCTCTGGAACCTATGCATTCAATGGTGAAACGCTTTCATTTAATAATGAAACAACTGAAGTAGCAACGTGTAACGGACAGCATCGTTACTATGCAACAGGCGGCAGTATAGAGTTGAGCATTGAGAATGGAGATTATACGGTCACTTTTAATATAACCACCGAAGGAGGAGCTCTAATTGGTAGTTACACGACACTAGCTGCAGATCATTCAGAATTGTAA
- the smc gene encoding chromosome segregation protein SMC, which translates to MQLTKLEIKGFKSFGDRVVINFDEGITGIVGPNGCGKSNVVDSIRWVLGEQKVKSLRSEKMENIIFNGTKNRKATQMAEVSLSFKNTKNLLPTEYSNVTITRRYYRSGESEYQLNGVTCRLKDITSLFLDTGIASNSYAIIELGMVDNILNDKDNSRRGLFEEAAGISKFKIRKKETMRKLSDTDADLERVEDLLFEIEKNLKSLEKQAKQAEKYYEIKEDYKVFSVELAKKTVHHQKNRLSELNKSIQTCNDLKISLNKQLSEKDALLEKAKAELIVKEKLLVTRQKTLNEHVQKIRSYESEKKIKNERLRFLNDKSDNLKELIEQDRKSSERSAFSIASLENERSTSEKLLNEITYKLNTLQSEYEKEKETNAELKKQGEILNENFIQKKEEVYQLSKSLEIKNIQLSTLKQELEKATNDSSSRTENLRGFEHRIKEVESQKKIKQEEYEYLKSKDEELKNRIKHSEKTVEVIREELQQVNRKLDASQNEYSLTKSLVDNLEGFPEAIKFLKKEKGWSKNAPLLSDVLTCPEEYRVTVENYLEPYMNYYIVETEAEAFKAVNILSDAAKGKAHFFILDRFENFHPSQSELLENAIPATEVVEYDQKYKKLIGHILDNVYITTNESGKVESKNAVLITKSGKIINRNYSISGGSIGLFEGKKIGRAKNLEKLSLTIKNLTSKLDEVKQNLEEKTGDLERFKASSYSEELELVQYDLNKVNEEYISLTTKQEQYSTLLSENELKSEDILDKISALQDEIAELEPKQISEQKILNELESKNYNFKEEIASFNDLLNEKSSAFNQENIVFHQQQNKVSSITQEIAHKTSTLESSKERIAKNQSDLKMTDEEIRQLIEKTDSNDDQLIEMYEEKESIELGVTEAEKQYYAEREQIETVEKGTREVQRERENNDERIMMIQNSLNETRLELSGIKERLSVEFKVDIDQLLIDSEEENENLKKVEGLDETELRDRVDKLKNRLETMGPINPMAMEAYEEIKQRHDFITAQKDDLTKAKESLMSTIDEINDVAKVTFLEAFESIKTNFIRVFRSLFTDEDQCDLFLSDPDNPLDSSIEIVAKPKGKRPLSINQLSGGEKTLTATSLLFAIYLIKPAPFCIFDEVDAPLDDANIDKFNNIIRDFSGESQFIIVTHNKRTMSTTDIIYGVTMVEQGVSRVVPVDLKELA; encoded by the coding sequence ATGCAATTAACCAAATTAGAGATCAAGGGGTTCAAAAGTTTTGGTGACAGAGTAGTTATCAATTTTGACGAAGGAATCACTGGAATCGTAGGACCAAATGGTTGCGGAAAATCCAATGTGGTAGATTCTATACGCTGGGTTTTGGGAGAGCAGAAAGTCAAGTCTCTCCGATCTGAAAAGATGGAGAACATCATTTTCAACGGCACCAAAAACCGAAAGGCTACCCAGATGGCTGAGGTCTCTCTTTCGTTCAAAAACACCAAAAATCTACTCCCTACAGAATACTCTAATGTCACCATCACCAGACGATACTACCGATCAGGTGAAAGTGAATACCAACTCAATGGGGTCACTTGCCGACTCAAGGACATCACAAGCCTATTCCTTGATACAGGCATCGCATCCAACAGCTATGCGATCATTGAGCTAGGTATGGTAGACAATATCCTCAATGACAAGGACAACTCACGCAGAGGGCTGTTTGAAGAAGCAGCTGGGATTTCCAAATTCAAGATTCGCAAAAAAGAAACCATGCGAAAACTGAGTGACACAGATGCAGATTTGGAACGTGTAGAAGACTTGCTGTTCGAAATTGAAAAAAACCTCAAATCGCTAGAAAAACAGGCAAAACAAGCTGAAAAATATTATGAGATCAAAGAAGACTACAAGGTCTTCAGTGTCGAGCTGGCCAAAAAAACAGTCCATCACCAAAAAAACCGTTTGAGCGAGCTCAACAAATCAATTCAAACATGCAATGACCTAAAAATCAGTCTCAACAAGCAACTCTCTGAAAAAGACGCCTTGCTCGAAAAAGCAAAAGCAGAACTGATCGTCAAAGAAAAATTACTCGTTACACGCCAAAAAACACTTAACGAACACGTACAAAAAATCAGATCGTACGAGAGTGAGAAAAAAATCAAAAACGAGAGGTTGAGATTCCTCAATGACAAAAGTGACAACCTCAAGGAACTCATTGAGCAAGACCGAAAAAGCAGTGAAAGGTCAGCATTCAGTATAGCCAGTCTCGAAAACGAAAGATCTACTTCGGAAAAGCTTCTTAACGAAATCACCTACAAACTCAATACACTGCAAAGTGAATACGAGAAGGAAAAAGAAACCAATGCTGAACTAAAAAAACAAGGTGAAATTCTCAATGAAAATTTCATCCAAAAAAAGGAAGAAGTCTACCAACTAAGCAAATCGCTGGAGATCAAAAACATCCAGCTCAGTACACTCAAACAAGAACTGGAGAAAGCTACCAATGACAGCAGCTCTAGGACTGAAAATCTCCGAGGGTTCGAGCATCGAATCAAGGAAGTAGAAAGTCAGAAAAAAATCAAACAAGAGGAGTACGAGTACCTCAAGTCAAAAGATGAGGAACTCAAAAACAGAATCAAACATTCGGAAAAAACCGTAGAAGTAATCCGCGAAGAACTCCAGCAAGTCAACCGCAAGCTAGACGCCTCGCAAAACGAATACAGTCTGACCAAATCTTTGGTAGACAACCTTGAGGGTTTTCCAGAAGCCATCAAGTTCCTCAAAAAGGAAAAAGGATGGAGCAAAAATGCGCCCCTCCTCTCTGATGTATTGACTTGTCCAGAAGAGTACAGAGTCACGGTCGAAAACTACCTCGAACCGTACATGAACTACTACATTGTGGAGACAGAAGCAGAAGCCTTCAAAGCAGTCAACATCCTCAGTGATGCAGCCAAAGGCAAGGCGCATTTCTTCATTCTGGATCGATTCGAAAACTTCCATCCCAGCCAGTCCGAACTACTAGAAAATGCCATTCCAGCCACTGAAGTGGTTGAGTATGATCAAAAATACAAAAAGCTCATAGGCCATATTTTGGACAATGTCTATATCACGACCAATGAGAGTGGAAAGGTAGAGAGTAAAAACGCTGTCCTCATCACCAAAAGTGGAAAGATCATCAACCGCAACTACAGCATCTCTGGAGGTTCTATTGGATTGTTTGAAGGCAAGAAAATAGGACGAGCAAAAAACCTCGAAAAATTATCCCTTACAATCAAAAACCTCACGAGTAAACTTGACGAGGTAAAACAAAACCTAGAGGAAAAAACAGGAGACTTAGAAAGATTCAAAGCGAGCAGTTATAGTGAAGAACTCGAACTGGTACAGTATGACTTGAACAAAGTCAACGAGGAGTACATTTCACTCACTACCAAACAAGAGCAATACTCCACTCTCCTATCTGAGAATGAGCTCAAAAGTGAAGACATCCTTGACAAAATCTCTGCTTTACAAGACGAAATTGCAGAACTGGAACCCAAACAAATCTCCGAGCAGAAAATTTTGAACGAGCTGGAGTCAAAAAACTACAATTTCAAAGAAGAGATTGCGTCTTTCAATGACTTACTCAACGAAAAATCTTCCGCGTTTAATCAAGAAAACATAGTCTTTCATCAGCAACAAAATAAGGTATCAAGTATCACGCAAGAGATTGCACACAAAACTTCGACCCTGGAATCATCTAAGGAGAGAATCGCCAAAAACCAAAGCGACCTCAAGATGACCGATGAAGAGATCAGACAACTGATAGAAAAAACCGACTCCAATGACGATCAATTGATCGAAATGTATGAGGAAAAGGAAAGTATAGAACTGGGTGTCACAGAAGCTGAAAAACAATACTATGCAGAGCGTGAGCAAATAGAAACCGTCGAAAAAGGAACCCGCGAAGTGCAACGTGAACGAGAAAACAATGACGAACGAATCATGATGATTCAAAATTCGCTCAACGAGACGCGCCTAGAACTGAGTGGAATCAAAGAAAGACTCTCTGTAGAGTTTAAAGTAGATATAGACCAATTGCTCATCGACAGTGAAGAAGAAAATGAAAATCTCAAAAAGGTAGAAGGCCTAGATGAAACTGAACTAAGAGACAGGGTAGATAAGCTCAAAAATCGATTGGAAACCATGGGTCCAATCAATCCAATGGCGATGGAAGCGTATGAAGAGATCAAGCAAAGACATGATTTCATCACCGCACAAAAGGATGATTTGACCAAAGCCAAAGAATCTCTGATGTCCACCATAGATGAAATCAATGATGTAGCCAAGGTGACCTTCTTAGAGGCTTTTGAGAGCATCAAAACCAATTTTATCAGGGTATTTAGATCGCTCTTTACAGATGAAGATCAGTGCGACCTCTTCCTGTCTGATCCTGACAATCCCTTGGACTCTTCTATCGAGATAGTTGCAAAACCAAAAGGCAAGAGACCACTATCCATCAACCAACTCTCTGGAGGAGAGAAAACGTTGACAGCCACTTCGCTCCTGTTTGCAATCTACTTGATCAAACCAGCACCGTTCTGTATATTCGATGAGGTCGATGCACCACTCGATGATGCCAACATCGACAAGTTCAACAACATCATCCGAGATTTCTCAGGTGAGTCGCAGTTCATCATCGTCACACACAACAAACGCACCATGTCTACTACAGACATCATCTATGGTGTCACTATGGTAGAACAAGGTGTATCCAGAGTCGTCCCTGTGGATTTGAAAGAACTGGCTTAG
- the nadE gene encoding NAD(+) synthase, with product MNQVRIGGACLNQTPIDWENNIRNIKQAIDAAKRNQVKILCLPELCITAYGCQDLFLSNWVPEEAINQLLSLQDYCQDITVAVGLPIQHQHNTYNCTCIISNQEIKGFYAKQSLANDGIHYEKRWFSSWPRNTVDNITIQDKNYPIGDLTFDIEGLLVGIEICEDAWRTDRPACRLYEKGVDLILNPSASHFSFEKKQLRDELVLTSSQNFHCHYLYVNQLGNESGRVIYDGDVLLAHEGRFLIKNRRLTFKPFELHFYDIHSRQEAKIIDDFRTSQEEFAQAGALALFDYMRKTYINGYVLSLSGGADSSSIAVLVAHMVRIGIKELGIDALAKAIHLDSSLLLNSDEDQAAKQITQQILFTAYQGTKNSSTQTLESAQNLAESLGAQFRAWTIDESVLNAHRIAEEAIGRKLSWETDDIALQNIQARTRSPLIWMIANLQNKILLTTSNRSEGDVGYTTMDGDTSGSLAPIAGVDKPFVLQWLKYAEKELGYTGLKYVNQLTPTAELRPQEYTQTDEDDLMPYTLMVAIERLAIAQRQNPVQVFLILNKTSSIPQETLKSYIIKFYRLWSINQWKRERLAPSFHLDDFNVDPKTWCRFPIITSGFKKEIEDLRNL from the coding sequence ATGAATCAAGTGAGAATTGGAGGGGCTTGTCTCAACCAAACGCCCATTGATTGGGAAAACAACATTCGTAACATCAAACAAGCGATTGACGCTGCCAAAAGGAACCAAGTCAAAATCCTATGTCTTCCAGAGCTTTGCATCACTGCATATGGATGTCAAGATCTCTTCCTAAGCAATTGGGTACCTGAAGAGGCGATAAACCAACTCCTTTCACTCCAAGATTACTGTCAAGATATCACAGTTGCAGTAGGGCTACCTATCCAGCATCAACACAATACGTACAACTGCACTTGTATCATTTCCAATCAGGAAATCAAAGGCTTCTATGCCAAACAATCACTAGCCAACGATGGAATTCATTATGAAAAACGCTGGTTTAGTTCATGGCCAAGGAATACCGTAGACAACATCACGATACAGGACAAAAACTATCCAATCGGTGACCTCACTTTTGATATAGAAGGCCTTTTGGTCGGAATAGAAATCTGCGAAGATGCGTGGAGAACTGACAGACCTGCTTGTCGCTTGTACGAAAAGGGCGTTGATCTCATTCTCAACCCCAGCGCTAGTCACTTCTCATTTGAGAAAAAACAATTGCGCGATGAACTGGTACTAACAAGCAGTCAAAATTTTCACTGTCACTACTTGTATGTCAATCAACTAGGGAATGAATCTGGCAGGGTAATTTATGATGGAGATGTATTACTGGCGCATGAAGGGAGATTTCTTATCAAGAACAGGAGATTGACTTTCAAGCCCTTTGAACTTCATTTTTATGACATTCACTCAAGACAAGAAGCTAAGATCATCGACGATTTTCGTACGAGTCAAGAAGAGTTTGCACAGGCAGGTGCTTTGGCATTGTTTGACTACATGCGTAAGACCTATATCAATGGCTATGTACTGTCTTTGAGCGGTGGTGCCGACTCCTCTTCTATTGCTGTATTGGTGGCTCACATGGTCAGGATAGGAATCAAGGAGCTGGGGATAGATGCGCTTGCAAAAGCCATTCACCTCGATTCTTCTCTTCTTCTCAATTCGGACGAAGATCAAGCTGCCAAACAAATCACGCAACAGATTCTTTTCACAGCTTATCAAGGAACCAAAAATTCATCCACCCAGACACTAGAGTCCGCTCAAAACCTAGCTGAATCTCTTGGTGCACAATTTCGCGCATGGACCATTGACGAAAGTGTCCTCAACGCCCATCGCATCGCCGAAGAAGCCATCGGTCGCAAACTGTCATGGGAAACAGATGACATTGCGCTACAAAACATCCAAGCGAGAACGCGCTCTCCACTGATATGGATGATCGCCAACCTACAAAACAAAATACTATTGACTACCTCCAACCGCAGCGAAGGTGATGTGGGTTACACAACCATGGATGGAGATACCAGCGGTAGTCTCGCGCCAATTGCAGGTGTAGACAAACCATTTGTACTCCAATGGTTAAAGTATGCCGAGAAGGAATTGGGATACACAGGTTTGAAATATGTGAACCAACTCACCCCTACCGCCGAACTACGACCCCAAGAATATACACAGACGGACGAGGATGATCTCATGCCCTACACACTGATGGTAGCCATCGAAAGACTTGCGATTGCACAAAGACAAAATCCTGTACAGGTATTCCTAATCCTGAACAAAACCTCATCTATTCCTCAAGAAACCCTCAAGTCTTACATTATCAAATTTTACAGACTATGGTCAATCAATCAATGGAAAAGAGAAAGACTGGCTCCTTCTTTTCATTTGGATGATTTCAATGTTGACCCCAAGACTTGGTGTAGATTTCCAATCATTACAAGTGGATTCAAAAAGGAAATAGAAGACCTCCGAAATCTCTAG
- the rnc gene encoding ribonuclease III, whose translation MFLFKKSKDNTYSSFLRRIIGGKPSNIDLYYLAMRHTSAAKEKREGFVESNERLEYLGDAVLGLIVAEYLFNKYPFKDEGFLTEVRSRIVNRENLNQLAKKIGLEEIIQYNGHLKGNKQSFKSIYGDALEALVGAVYLDKGHQFTKSFILKKLIIPHVDIDMIISTDTNFKSRVIEWSQKENKPLTFEVVELDGQKHFKKFEAKIFVGKKEISVGHGLSKKKAEQDAAEKTCQKLNI comes from the coding sequence CTGTTTCTATTCAAAAAATCTAAGGACAATACATATTCGAGCTTTCTAAGACGAATCATTGGAGGAAAACCTTCCAATATAGATCTCTATTATCTGGCAATGAGACATACCTCTGCAGCCAAGGAGAAACGAGAAGGTTTTGTCGAATCTAATGAGAGGTTAGAATATCTTGGTGATGCGGTATTGGGGCTCATTGTGGCAGAATACCTATTCAACAAATACCCTTTCAAGGACGAAGGATTCTTGACCGAGGTAAGATCACGTATAGTCAACCGTGAAAACCTTAATCAGTTGGCTAAGAAGATAGGTCTGGAAGAAATCATCCAGTACAATGGTCATCTCAAAGGAAACAAACAATCTTTTAAATCTATCTATGGAGATGCACTAGAAGCACTCGTAGGAGCAGTATATCTAGACAAAGGTCATCAGTTTACCAAGAGTTTCATTCTCAAAAAACTGATCATCCCCCATGTAGATATTGACATGATTATCTCAACGGATACCAATTTTAAAAGTAGGGTGATTGAGTGGTCACAAAAGGAAAACAAGCCTCTGACCTTTGAGGTGGTAGAATTGGATGGTCAAAAGCACTTCAAAAAATTTGAAGCCAAGATATTTGTCGGCAAAAAGGAAATTAGTGTGGGACATGGACTCAGCAAGAAAAAAGCCGAACAAGATGCTGCTGAAAAAACTTGTCAAAAGCTGAATATATAG
- the fabF gene encoding beta-ketoacyl-ACP synthase II — protein sequence MQLKRVVVTGLGALTPIGNNPKEYWEGLSTGVSGAAPITRFDAEKFKTRFACEVKGFDPFDHFDKKDARKMDPFTQFAHIVADQAVLDSGLNLEKIDLDRAGVIWGAGIGGLKTFQDEVMNFAAGDGTPKYNPFFIPKMIADIAPGMISIKYGFRGPNFTTVSACASGTNALLDSFNYIRLGMADIFISGGSEAAVTESGVGGFNAMKALSERNDSPETASRPFDKDRDGFVLGEGAACLILEELEHAKARGAKIYAELIGGGMSADAYHMTAPHPEGIGATNVMKNALRDANISPSEVDYINVHGTSTPLGDLSESSAIKKVFGDHAYNLNISSTKSMTGHLLGAAGAIEAAACILAIQNQVAPPTINHFTDDEQFDNKLNFTFNKAQKRNINVALSNTFGFGGHNTSIIFRKFES from the coding sequence ATGCAATTAAAGCGAGTTGTAGTTACCGGCCTTGGGGCTCTTACACCAATAGGTAACAATCCTAAAGAATATTGGGAAGGATTATCTACTGGTGTAAGTGGCGCTGCGCCTATCACCCGTTTCGACGCGGAAAAATTCAAAACCAGATTTGCTTGTGAAGTCAAAGGCTTTGATCCATTCGATCACTTTGACAAAAAAGATGCACGCAAAATGGATCCATTCACACAGTTTGCTCATATAGTAGCAGACCAAGCGGTATTGGATTCAGGATTGAATCTGGAAAAAATTGATCTTGACAGAGCTGGTGTGATATGGGGAGCTGGTATTGGTGGTCTCAAAACTTTCCAAGACGAAGTGATGAATTTCGCTGCTGGAGATGGCACACCTAAATACAACCCATTTTTCATCCCTAAGATGATTGCAGACATTGCCCCTGGTATGATCTCAATCAAATACGGTTTTCGTGGACCGAACTTCACGACTGTGAGTGCTTGTGCCTCTGGCACCAATGCACTGCTAGATTCCTTTAATTATATCAGGCTGGGTATGGCAGATATATTTATCAGTGGAGGATCAGAAGCAGCAGTAACAGAATCTGGCGTGGGTGGTTTCAATGCCATGAAAGCCCTCTCAGAAAGAAATGACTCCCCAGAAACAGCATCGAGACCTTTTGACAAAGACAGAGATGGGTTTGTATTAGGTGAAGGAGCCGCTTGTCTGATTCTAGAAGAATTGGAACATGCCAAAGCGAGAGGCGCAAAAATTTATGCAGAACTAATAGGTGGAGGGATGTCTGCGGACGCTTACCACATGACTGCACCACACCCAGAAGGAATCGGAGCAACCAACGTGATGAAAAACGCACTTAGGGATGCAAACATCTCTCCTAGTGAGGTTGACTATATCAACGTACATGGTACTTCCACTCCACTCGGTGACTTGAGTGAGTCTTCGGCGATCAAAAAGGTCTTTGGAGATCACGCATACAATTTGAATATCTCATCGACTAAGTCTATGACTGGTCACTTGTTGGGAGCAGCTGGTGCGATTGAAGCGGCAGCCTGCATATTGGCCATCCAAAATCAGGTGGCTCCTCCGACAATTAACCACTTCACGGATGACGAGCAATTTGACAACAAGCTCAACTTTACATTCAACAAAGCTCAAAAAAGAAACATTAATGTTGCATTAAGCAATACATTTGGATTTGGTGGTCACAATACTTCCATCATATTCCGTAAATTTGAGTCATAA
- a CDS encoding acyl carrier protein, translated as MSDIAQKVKSIIIDKLGVEESEVNAEASFTNDLGADSLDTVELIMEFEKEFNISIPDDQAENIGTVGQAISYLEANAK; from the coding sequence ATGTCTGATATAGCACAAAAAGTAAAATCAATTATTATCGACAAATTAGGAGTAGAGGAGTCTGAAGTAAACGCAGAAGCAAGCTTCACAAACGATCTTGGTGCTGATTCACTTGATACAGTAGAGTTGATCATGGAATTCGAAAAAGAATTCAACATCTCTATTCCAGACGATCAGGCTGAAAACATCGGAACTGTTGGACAAGCTATCTCTTACTTGGAAGCGAACGCAAAATAA
- the infC gene encoding translation initiation factor IF-3, whose protein sequence is MAKQKFQRRGPRGRVEEPYKVNDKITAREVRVVGENVEVDVYSLSAALNLAREQGLDLVEISPKAVPPVCKIIDYSKFKYEQKKKQKEIKSKAHKTVLKEIRFGPNTDDHDFHFKLKHAEKFLEEGAKVKAYVHFVGRTIVFKERGEILLLKFAQALEEYAKVEQLPKLEGKRMFLLLSPKPVKKK, encoded by the coding sequence ATCGCTAAACAAAAATTTCAGAGAAGGGGTCCGAGAGGCAGAGTTGAGGAACCTTACAAAGTAAATGATAAGATAACTGCTCGCGAAGTGAGAGTTGTGGGTGAGAATGTAGAAGTCGACGTGTATTCGTTGAGTGCTGCATTGAATCTAGCGAGAGAGCAAGGTCTTGATCTTGTTGAGATTTCTCCTAAAGCTGTTCCGCCTGTTTGTAAGATCATTGATTACTCAAAGTTCAAATACGAGCAGAAGAAGAAGCAAAAGGAAATCAAATCCAAGGCACATAAAACAGTGTTGAAGGAAATTCGATTTGGTCCTAATACTGACGATCATGATTTTCATTTCAAACTAAAGCATGCAGAGAAGTTTCTTGAAGAAGGAGCTAAAGTAAAGGCTTATGTTCATTTTGTAGGAAGAACAATCGTTTTTAAAGAGAGAGGGGAGATTTTATTGTTGAAATTTGCTCAAGCTCTGGAGGAATATGCTAAGGTGGAACAATTGCCAAAACTAGAGGGAAAAAGAATGTTCCTCTTGTTGTCCCCAAAGCCGGTAAAGAAGAAATAA
- the rpmI gene encoding 50S ribosomal protein L35 has translation MPKVKTKSGAKKRFKLTGSGKIKRKHAFKSHILTKKETKQKRNLTKMGLVHKTDLPNVKEMLNI, from the coding sequence ATGCCAAAAGTTAAAACTAAATCAGGAGCGAAGAAACGTTTCAAATTGACTGGAAGTGGTAAGATCAAAAGAAAGCATGCTTTCAAAAGCCACATCTTGACCAAAAAGGAAACGAAACAGAAGAGAAATCTGACTAAAATGGGCTTGGTCCACAAGACAGATCTTCCTAACGTTAAAGAGATGCTCAACATTTAA
- the rplT gene encoding 50S ribosomal protein L20, with amino-acid sequence MPRSVNTVASRARRKKVLKLAKGYFGRRKNVWTVAKNAVEKGLGYSYRDRKVKKREFRKLWIQRINAGAREHGMSYSQFMGKISAAQIELNRKVLADLAMNHPAAFKAVVDTLK; translated from the coding sequence ATGCCAAGATCAGTAAACACTGTAGCTAGTAGAGCTAGAAGAAAAAAGGTTCTGAAATTAGCCAAGGGTTATTTCGGAAGAAGAAAAAATGTATGGACGGTAGCAAAGAATGCCGTTGAGAAGGGCTTAGGCTATTCTTACAGAGACAGAAAGGTTAAGAAAAGAGAGTTTAGAAAACTGTGGATTCAAAGAATCAACGCAGGAGCCAGAGAGCACGGCATGTCTTACTCTCAGTTTATGGGCAAAATTTCTGCTGCTCAAATCGAATTGAATAGAAAAGTATTGGCGGATTTAGCAATGAATCACCCAGCTGCTTTCAAAGCAGTAGTGGATACCTTGAAGTAA